One Rosa chinensis cultivar Old Blush chromosome 5, RchiOBHm-V2, whole genome shotgun sequence genomic region harbors:
- the LOC112166925 gene encoding uncharacterized protein LOC112166925 — translation MYGAMDSDEEGIGHEANSDDEGDDMQRFPEFNPKTDMGNLQFCKGMRFASAKILRAAVREKAIQKGWEAMFVKSDRVRVRVIYKAENCPFELYASKMQHEDTLMIKTYNAEHNCARVLDNSMVRTPYLTEKFIDQIKLNPDWSTDSLAQTMSAKVQARVSIQQAYRTKKAALSILERSHAEQYSRVKDYTAELKKVDPNTTVDIKCDFNNPGQQPVFKRMYVCLGALKMGFKAGCRSLIGLDGCHLKSPYGGQLLLAVGVDANNSTWVVGYAMVEQECKDSWIWFLELANDLDIKSDGAGWTFISDKQKGLLPAFEVVLPSAEHRFCVRHLWTNFNKKFPGKALKDQLWAIAKSTTLAYFTKEMVLMNQMEPGAYNYLTEPERPAKHWSRSHFNTVLKCDILLNNLSESFNAFILPARVKPVISMFEEIRIKLMKRIHIRRDKMMEVQDPICPKLREILEKNKVKAATDCIPYGSGSPKIEVESIGGARYIVDIERRSCACRRWDLSGIPCKHAVSAIHFMREKPEDYVHPCYWTKTYLATYSNTISPVNGMDLWERSNDAAILPPQYNRQPGRPKTKRIKDASEKATEGTKLGRVQKSLKCSRCGILGHNVKTCHRHLPPKEKISKKRKLDSGKDTTNQFKAKGTKKPPLTKNELRDKVIQKAEKMKNKRDAHKAAAFAAAKTTIAKATTKSSTASTTTQAARANSKASTSAKSSTPTRSSQRIRAGKEA, via the exons ATGTATGGGGCTATGGATTCTGATGAAGAGGGGATTGGACATGAAGCAAACTCAGATGATGAGGGAGATGATATGCAGAGGTTTCCAGAGTTCAACCCCAAGACAGACATGGGGAACCTTCAGTTTTGTAAGGGTATGAGGTTTGCATCTGCTAAGATACTGAGAGCTGCTGTAAGAGAAAAGGCAATACAAAAGGGTTGGGAGGCTATGTTTGTGAAGAGTGATAGAGTAAGAGTTAGGGTGATTTATAAAGCAGAAAACTGCCCTTTCGAGCTGTATGCCTCTAAGATGCAGCATGAAGACACTCTAATGATCAAGACATACAATGCTGAACACAACTGTGCAAGAGTGCTAGATAATAGCATGGTTAGGACCCCTTATCTGACTGAAAAGTTTATTGATCAGATAAAGCTCAACCCTGATTGGTCTACAG ATTCTCTAGCCCAAACTATGTCAGCAAAAGTGCAGGCAAGAGTCTCAATTCAGCAAGCATATAGAACCAAGAAGGCTGCATTGAGTATACTTGAGCGCTCACATGCAGAACAGTATTCCAGGGTCAAGGACTACACAGCAGAGTTGAAGAAGGTTGATCCAAACACGACTGTGGACATTAAGTGCGACTTCAACAACCCTGGCCAGCAACCAGTTTTCAAGAGGATGTATGTGTGTCTTGGTGCACTGAAGATGGGATTTAAAGCAGGTTGTAGGTCATTGATAGGACTAGATGGTTGTCATCTGAAGAGTCCTTATGGAGGCCAGCTTTTGTTAGCTGTTGGAGTGGATGCTAACAATAGTACTTGGGTAGTGGGTTATGCAATGGTGGAGCAGGAGTGTAAGGATAGTTGGATATGGTTCCTAGAGTTGGCTAATGACTTGGACATTAAGAGTGATGGAGCTGGGTGGACCTTTATATCTGATAAGCAAAAGGGCCTGCTACCAGCATTTGAGGTGGTTTTGCCAAGTGCAGAGCACAGGTTCTGTGTTAGGCATTTATGGACGAATTTCAACAAGAAGTTTCCAGGGAAAGCATTGAAGGACCAACTATGGGCTATTGCTAAGTCAACCACATTGGCTTACTTTACCAAGGAAATGGTCCTAATGAACCAAATGGAGCCAGGGGCTTATAACTATCTAACAG AGCCTGAAAGACCAGCAAAGCACTGGTCTAGGTCACATTTCAACACAGTGCTTAAATGTGACATTCTGCTCAACAACCTCAGTGAAAGCTTTAATGCCTTCATACTGCCTGCAAGAGTCAAACCTGTTATCAGCATGTTTGAGGAAATAAGGATTAAGTTGATGAAGAGGATTCACATTAGGAGGGACAAGATGATGGAGGTTCAAGATCCAATCTGCCCCAAACTAAGAGAAATACTGGAGAAGAACAAAGTGAAAGCTGCCACAGACTGCATTCCATATGGTTCAGGTAGCCCAAAAATCGAAGTGGAAAGTATTGGAGGAGCTAGATATATAGTTGATATTGAGAGGAGGAGTTGTGCTTGTAGGAGATGGGATTTGAGTGGGATCCCTTGCAAACATGCTGTATCTGCCATCCACTTCATGAGGGAAAAACCTGAGGATTATGTACACCCTTGCTACTGGACAAAGACATACTTGGCCACTTACTCAAACACCATCAGCCCTGTAAATGGAATGGATCTTTGGGAACGGTCTAATGATGCTGCAATTCTTCCTCCTCAGTATAACAGACAGCCTGGTAGGCCAAAAACCAAGAGAATTAAGGATGCTTCAGAGAAAGCTACTGAGGGAACAAAGCTCGGAAGGGTCCAGAAATCATTGAAGTGCAGCAGATGTGGGATTTTGGGGCACAATGTCAAGACCTGTCATAGGCACTTGCCACCTAAGGAGAAGATAAGCAAAAAGAGGAAGCTAGACAGTGGAAAGGACACCACTAATCAATTCAAG GCTAAGGGTACCAAAAAGCCTCCTCTGACAAAGAATGAGCTTAGGGACAAAGTTATACAGAAAGCAGAAAAGATGAAG AATAAGAGGGATGCACATAAGGCAGCAGCTTTTGCTGCTGCAAAAACAACCATTGCTAAAGCAACAACAAAGTCGAGCACTGCTTCAACCACTACACAAGCTGCTAGAGCAAACAGTAAAGCTTCTACCTCTGCAAAGTCTTCAACACCAACAAGATCATCACAGAGGATTAGAGCTGGAAAGGAGGCATGA